A single window of Neurospora crassa OR74A linkage group VII, whole genome shotgun sequence DNA harbors:
- a CDS encoding secreted protein, translating to MDRVSRSIGLQVKSIRPGIPRLPPQKPPDQVVNMAFRTLFFAAYASALTVPRNTTFTPPSPSSSTLDDVHLWGVAINPPTALPQAATANDLRWQPSLDFDTDGCYNVPAIGADGTIAQGLPHNFVSPSSDCRDPSDLDNNNVYSRQRCNANGWCIYLYDYYFEKDVAIPYLLDVGHTHDWEHIAVWVDANNKAQYVAASKHGGYQIKAAADVRWDGEHPKIVYHKDGANTHCFRFADAADDAIENAKGVWFRGPLVSYNGFPAGIRDLLYAHDFGKANIALKDSAFPGNIMSAKPTAITFDASVDALGSPGYP from the coding sequence ATGGATCGAGTGTCTCGTTCGATCGGACTTCAAGTGAAGAGCATTCGGCCGGGCATCCCTCGTTTACCGCCTCAGAAGCCGCCAGACCAAGTCGTCAACATGGCATTCCGTACCCTCTTCTTTGCGGCCTACGCTTCGGCACTCACCGTGCCCAGGAACACCACCTTtactcccccttccccctcctcgtccacaCTGGATGATGTTCACCTCTGGGGAGTAGCCATCAACCCACCCACCGCCCTACCCCAagccgccaccgccaacGACCTCCGGTGGCAGCCCTCTCTCGACTTTGACACCGACGGCTGCTACAACGTCCCAGCCATTGGCGCCGACGGCACCATCGCCCAAGGCCTCCCTCACAACTTtgtctctccctcctccgaCTGCCGCGACCCGTCCGACctggacaacaacaacgtgTACTCCCGACAGCGCTGCAATGCCAACGGCTGGTGCATTTATCTCTATGACTACTACTTCGAGAAGGACGTAGCCATCCCCTACCTGCTGGATGTGGGCCATACACACGACTGGGAGCACATCGCCGTCTGGGTGGACGCAAACAACAAAGCCCAGTACGTCGCCGCCTCTAAGCACGGCGGTTACCAGATCAAGGCCGCCGCTGATGTCAGGTGGGATGGGGAGCATCCCAAAATAGTCTACCACAAGGATGGGGCGAACACGCACTGCTTCCGGTTCGCGGACGCGGCGGATGATGCCATTGAGAATGCTAAAGGCGTCTGGTTCAGGGGCCCATTGGTTTCATATAATGGGTTTCCGGCGGGGATTAGGGACCTACTGTATGCGCACGATTTCGGCAAGGCGAATATTGCGCTGAAAGACTCGGCGTTTCCGGGGAATATCATGAGTGCGAAGCCGACTGCTATCACTTTCGATGCATCTGTAGATGCCTTGGGGTCGCCAGGGTACCCTTAG